From the genome of Arthrobacter alpinus, one region includes:
- a CDS encoding GNAT family N-acetyltransferase, translated as MSNARETPTRSPRSFPYELRTFPSRLVDGEVPEEVAKWQQAVALGFYADVPSLEISTKYVQCEQADGRMATGAYLIDSQAPVGAWGVDYPVATYAYHRKTLNVGGGTLLPVHQITAVTVRPSHRRRGLLRAMMSTDLAQAKAAGIPMAALTASESTIYGRFGFGVSTHACDIEVSTMRGLDFIVPAAASVGVVEVADASVVGELHNELFARVHATTLGSIGRQDMYRLLAAGQGNYQSMEPAKNVRAALHYDAHGAVDGYVTYKPKEPAVEIVDLLAASDSAYLALWNFLGSLDLIESVTWGMAPEVDPLEWAMAAKRDYKRTTTEDHLWLRILDTPSALAARNYAVNGQLLIHVGDPLGHASGIFNIQVLHGKATVTRCPEDGTVVAEVSMGVSELSSLYLGTVSARTFAAAGRLREDSSGAVERLDALFATSEAAHCLTSF; from the coding sequence ATGAGCAACGCCCGCGAAACCCCGACCCGGAGCCCTCGGTCCTTTCCCTATGAGCTGAGGACCTTTCCCTCGCGCCTGGTGGACGGGGAAGTCCCCGAGGAGGTGGCCAAATGGCAGCAGGCGGTGGCCCTGGGCTTCTACGCCGATGTGCCGAGCCTGGAAATATCCACCAAGTACGTTCAGTGTGAGCAGGCCGACGGGCGCATGGCCACCGGCGCATACCTGATCGACTCGCAAGCGCCCGTGGGGGCCTGGGGTGTTGACTACCCCGTGGCCACTTACGCGTACCACCGCAAGACCCTCAACGTCGGTGGCGGGACTCTGCTGCCGGTGCACCAGATCACGGCCGTCACGGTGCGGCCCAGCCACCGGCGTCGAGGTCTGTTGCGTGCCATGATGTCCACCGACCTGGCGCAAGCGAAGGCCGCCGGCATTCCCATGGCCGCCCTGACGGCGTCGGAGTCCACCATCTACGGACGGTTTGGCTTCGGGGTGTCCACCCACGCCTGCGACATCGAAGTCTCAACCATGCGCGGCCTTGACTTCATTGTCCCGGCGGCGGCCTCGGTGGGCGTGGTTGAGGTGGCGGACGCGTCGGTGGTGGGTGAGCTCCACAACGAGCTGTTCGCGCGGGTGCACGCCACGACTCTTGGTTCGATCGGCAGGCAGGACATGTACCGGCTGTTAGCCGCGGGCCAGGGCAACTACCAATCGATGGAGCCAGCCAAGAATGTTCGGGCGGCTCTGCACTACGACGCGCACGGCGCCGTCGACGGATATGTCACCTACAAACCCAAAGAACCGGCCGTGGAGATCGTGGACCTGCTGGCCGCCAGCGACTCCGCTTACCTGGCTTTGTGGAACTTTTTGGGTTCCCTGGACCTCATCGAATCCGTCACATGGGGCATGGCGCCGGAGGTAGATCCGCTGGAATGGGCCATGGCGGCCAAGCGCGACTACAAGCGCACAACCACGGAGGACCATTTGTGGCTGCGCATCCTTGACACCCCGTCGGCCCTGGCCGCCCGAAACTATGCCGTGAACGGCCAACTACTGATCCACGTCGGCGACCCGCTGGGCCATGCCTCAGGCATCTTCAACATCCAGGTGCTCCACGGCAAGGCAACCGTCACCCGTTGCCCCGAGGACGGCACCGTGGTGGCAGAGGTGAGCATGGGTGTCAGCGAACTCTCCAGCCTGTATCTGGGCACCGTCTCGGCCCGAACCTTTGCCGCGGCCGGACGGTTGCGGGAGGACAGCTCGGGTGCCGTCGAACGCCTTGACGCTTTGTTTGCCACCTCGGAAGCGGCCCACTGTCTGACGAGTTTTTAG
- a CDS encoding type IV toxin-antitoxin system AbiEi family antitoxin domain-containing protein, which yields MDFPQLRDLLERKWPSTAVLGVATTAMLASAGITDRTLTAGLRCGLLKRLHRGSYVSVTVWNAAKPWVREDMILIGHVLASHSHGVYSHSSAARLHGLRTWGCGDAVHLTQEFAFGNSGGAHRVRGHQQLLAPSLVTSGKVGGIRVPVTTIAQTVLDCARLFAMQEAVIIGDHALRKGVQIAQLQALLVASPVVRGSAKARLLLAVLDGRSESAGESRTRVLVGRMDMPQPELQVEMATRYGNYRLDFAWKQYKLALEFDGWGKYFDFEPTDEAIARERQREKALMELGWQFIRIDWAALSDPAGLESRIRASLVRAGARLPVRRSTLFA from the coding sequence ATGGACTTCCCTCAATTGCGAGATTTACTTGAACGGAAGTGGCCGTCCACGGCAGTTCTGGGTGTGGCCACTACCGCCATGTTGGCCTCTGCCGGCATCACCGACAGGACGTTGACGGCCGGCCTGCGCTGCGGCCTTCTCAAGCGCCTGCATCGCGGCTCCTATGTGAGCGTTACCGTGTGGAATGCAGCAAAACCGTGGGTTCGCGAGGACATGATACTGATTGGGCACGTCCTGGCCTCGCATAGCCATGGCGTCTACAGTCATTCCAGCGCCGCGCGCCTGCACGGCCTGCGGACTTGGGGTTGCGGTGACGCGGTCCACCTGACGCAGGAGTTTGCGTTTGGAAACAGTGGCGGTGCCCATCGCGTCCGTGGGCACCAGCAGCTGCTTGCACCCTCGCTTGTCACGTCCGGCAAGGTCGGTGGCATCCGGGTGCCGGTGACAACCATCGCCCAGACAGTCCTGGACTGTGCACGCCTGTTTGCCATGCAGGAGGCTGTGATCATAGGGGATCATGCGCTCCGAAAGGGGGTGCAAATCGCGCAGCTGCAGGCACTGCTCGTGGCAAGCCCGGTGGTGCGAGGTTCGGCTAAGGCCCGTCTGCTGCTTGCCGTTCTGGACGGGCGCAGCGAATCGGCCGGTGAGTCCCGCACCAGGGTGCTGGTCGGGCGGATGGATATGCCCCAGCCGGAACTTCAGGTGGAAATGGCAACCCGGTACGGGAACTACCGGCTTGACTTTGCATGGAAACAGTACAAGCTGGCCCTGGAATTTGACGGCTGGGGCAAGTACTTCGATTTCGAGCCCACGGATGAGGCGATCGCCCGGGAACGCCAACGCGAGAAGGCGCTTATGGAGTTGGGCTGGCAGTTCATCCGCATTGACTGGGCCGCCCTCTCGGACCCCGCGGGCCTGGAGTCGCGAATCCGGGCCTCCCTGGTGCGCGCGGGTGCCCGGTTGCCCGTGCGCAGGTCCACATTATTCGCTTGA
- a CDS encoding ABC transporter permease, with translation MNNSTLLVLGPNAWVLLAVMLALAAVVWCSALDRQPAQMVVAGLRALIQLAAVALVIGWLSNRGAWAFVFVGLMFAVGVWTSGRRVAPDGRWWMAAIPLAAGVIPVAGLMFAAGVLPFNALAIIAVLGQQIGGAMSTVTLSGRRIRDELALRNGEVEAALSLGFDWPAARSMVAQIVAGEAVLPSIDQTRTAGLVTLPGAFVGMILGGARPLDAGLIQLLVLISLLLVNSSAATVTLWLSCHGLWARPGR, from the coding sequence GTGAACAATTCAACCCTGCTCGTGTTGGGACCCAACGCGTGGGTACTGCTGGCAGTCATGCTGGCCCTTGCCGCCGTTGTGTGGTGCTCGGCGTTGGACCGCCAGCCGGCACAGATGGTGGTGGCCGGCCTGCGGGCGCTCATCCAGCTTGCCGCCGTCGCCCTTGTCATTGGCTGGCTGTCCAACCGGGGCGCGTGGGCGTTTGTCTTTGTCGGGTTGATGTTCGCGGTGGGCGTGTGGACCTCGGGCCGTCGGGTGGCACCTGACGGGCGTTGGTGGATGGCCGCCATTCCCCTAGCTGCCGGGGTTATTCCAGTGGCGGGATTGATGTTTGCCGCCGGCGTCCTTCCCTTCAATGCCTTGGCGATCATTGCGGTACTTGGCCAGCAGATCGGTGGGGCAATGTCCACGGTGACGTTGAGTGGGCGCCGCATTCGCGATGAACTGGCGTTGCGTAACGGCGAAGTGGAGGCGGCTCTGTCTCTGGGCTTTGACTGGCCTGCCGCCCGGTCCATGGTGGCCCAGATTGTTGCGGGCGAGGCCGTGTTGCCCTCTATTGACCAAACCCGCACGGCCGGTCTGGTCACCTTGCCGGGCGCGTTCGTGGGCATGATCCTAGGAGGTGCCCGCCCCCTTGATGCCGGACTGATCCAGTTGCTGGTGCTCATTTCGCTGCTCCTGGTCAATTCGAGTGCAGCCACGGTCACGCTTTGGCTCAGTTGCCACGGGCTCTGGGCTCGTCCGGGTCGTTGA
- the rpsA gene encoding 30S ribosomal protein S1, with product MTITTPEKTSTTPVVAINDIGTAEEFLAAVDATIKYFNDGDLVEGIVVKVDRDEVLLDIGYKTEGVIPSRELSIKHDVDPGDVVSVGDQVEALVLTKEDKEGRLILSKKRAQYERAWGDIEKVKEEDGVVTGTVIEVVKGGLILDIGLRGFLPASLVEMRRVRDLAPYIGQQIEAKIIELDKNRNNVVLSRRAWLEQTQSEVRSTFLNKLEKGQVRPGVVSSIVNFGAFVDLGGVDGLVHVSELSWKHIDHPSEVVEVGQEVTVEVLEVDLDRERVSLSLKATQEDPWQTFARTHALGQVVPGKVTKLVPFGAFVRVEDGIEGLVHISELAVRHVELAEQVVSVGDELFVKVIDIDLERRRISLSLKQANEGVDVDSTEFDPALYGMVAEYDEEGNYKYPEGFDSESNEWLEGYEAQRSVWEQQYADAQTRWEAHKKQVAQHAAEDAAADGAGEGGESAGTSYSSEPAATDTGAGTLASDEALAALREKLTGN from the coding sequence ATGACCATCACGACCCCCGAGAAGACTAGTACCACTCCCGTCGTTGCCATCAACGACATTGGTACAGCTGAAGAATTCCTCGCCGCAGTAGATGCAACCATCAAGTACTTCAATGACGGCGACCTCGTCGAAGGCATTGTTGTCAAGGTTGATCGCGACGAAGTTCTGCTCGACATCGGTTACAAGACCGAAGGCGTCATCCCCTCCCGCGAGCTGTCCATCAAGCACGACGTTGATCCCGGAGACGTTGTCTCCGTTGGCGATCAGGTCGAAGCCTTGGTCCTCACGAAGGAAGATAAAGAAGGCCGGCTGATTCTCTCCAAGAAGCGCGCACAGTACGAGCGCGCCTGGGGCGACATCGAGAAGGTCAAGGAAGAAGATGGTGTCGTTACCGGTACCGTCATCGAGGTGGTCAAGGGTGGTCTTATCCTCGACATCGGCCTGCGCGGCTTCCTGCCCGCATCGCTGGTCGAGATGCGCCGTGTGCGCGACCTGGCTCCGTACATCGGTCAGCAGATCGAAGCCAAGATCATCGAGCTGGACAAGAACCGCAACAACGTTGTTCTTTCCCGCCGTGCCTGGCTCGAGCAGACCCAGTCCGAGGTTCGCTCCACGTTCCTTAACAAGCTGGAAAAGGGCCAGGTTCGTCCCGGCGTCGTTTCCTCCATCGTCAACTTCGGTGCATTCGTGGACCTTGGCGGCGTAGACGGCCTCGTGCACGTTTCCGAACTCTCCTGGAAGCACATCGACCACCCCTCCGAGGTTGTCGAAGTTGGCCAGGAAGTCACCGTCGAGGTTCTCGAAGTGGATCTGGACCGCGAGCGTGTATCGCTCTCGCTCAAGGCTACGCAGGAAGACCCGTGGCAGACCTTCGCCCGCACCCACGCCCTTGGGCAGGTTGTGCCGGGTAAGGTCACCAAGCTGGTTCCGTTCGGCGCGTTCGTTCGCGTCGAAGACGGCATCGAGGGCCTGGTCCACATCTCCGAGCTGGCTGTGCGCCACGTGGAGCTGGCCGAGCAGGTTGTCTCCGTTGGCGACGAGCTGTTCGTCAAGGTCATCGACATCGACCTGGAACGCCGCCGCATCTCGCTGTCCCTCAAGCAGGCCAACGAGGGTGTCGACGTCGACTCCACCGAGTTCGACCCGGCCCTCTACGGCATGGTTGCCGAGTACGACGAAGAAGGCAACTACAAGTACCCGGAGGGCTTCGATTCCGAGTCCAACGAGTGGCTTGAAGGCTACGAGGCTCAGCGCTCGGTGTGGGAGCAGCAGTACGCTGACGCCCAGACCCGCTGGGAAGCACACAAGAAGCAGGTTGCTCAGCACGCTGCTGAAGATGCAGCCGCTGACGGAGCCGGTGAAGGTGGCGAGTCCGCAGGGACTTCCTACTCCTCCGAGCCTGCTGCAACGGATACCGGAGCTGGCACGCTTGCTTCCGACGAGGCACTCGCTGCCCTGCGCGAAAAGCTGACCGGAAACTAA
- a CDS encoding DUF805 domain-containing protein, which yields MSYPDQNSQEPQVLPGYFSPAEAPPQAPPVPPPHYQAPHYQGPQMPGPLSPYVPPVMQYGAVDPLSLPYYRATFGQAMGQFFRKYATFSGRASRSEFWWVMLFMAGLFLAGAIVNALTRSDWVAGLYVMFMMATFVPSLALAVRRLHDANFSGGLLWLWLVPYVGFLIVLVMALLPANRQGARFDKVRGGQQPYGPAGSYGPPRY from the coding sequence ATGTCCTATCCGGACCAGAACTCACAGGAACCCCAGGTGCTGCCGGGGTACTTCAGTCCTGCCGAGGCGCCGCCGCAAGCACCTCCGGTGCCCCCACCTCACTATCAGGCACCTCACTATCAGGGCCCCCAGATGCCGGGACCGCTGAGTCCCTATGTGCCCCCGGTCATGCAATACGGTGCCGTAGACCCGCTGTCACTACCGTATTACCGCGCCACCTTTGGCCAGGCGATGGGCCAATTCTTTAGGAAATATGCAACCTTCAGCGGCCGAGCCAGCAGAAGCGAATTCTGGTGGGTCATGCTGTTCATGGCCGGGCTGTTCTTGGCCGGAGCCATAGTGAATGCCTTGACCCGGAGCGACTGGGTCGCCGGCTTATATGTCATGTTCATGATGGCCACCTTTGTGCCGTCCCTGGCGCTGGCCGTGCGCCGGCTGCACGACGCCAACTTCAGCGGCGGACTCCTCTGGTTGTGGCTCGTGCCCTACGTCGGCTTCCTGATTGTGCTGGTCATGGCACTGTTGCCCGCCAACCGGCAGGGCGCCCGCTTCGACAAGGTGCGCGGCGGTCAGCAGCCCTACGGCCCCGCTGGCAGCTACGGCCCGCCCCGCTACTGA
- a CDS encoding IMPACT family protein, translating to MNQTPISPVTSPGVNSYTTLAGGPDFRHEITIKRSRFITVLRRVDDEAGARALVTELRREFYDARHHCSAFTIGPDRGIQRSNDDGEPSGTAGMPMLEALLKRETRPGQQPSADLSDVCAVVVRYFGGILLGAGGLVRAYSESVSTAVDLAALIRRQRLRLFTVAVGHAEAGRLENELRTAGYHMTGNSYGPTNTLVGLALADDGAIIAAAVERLASLTAGRCVLTDAGSDWVDWPVAPLRQ from the coding sequence GTGAACCAAACACCCATTTCACCTGTCACATCGCCGGGTGTGAACAGCTACACGACCCTTGCCGGTGGCCCTGATTTCCGCCACGAGATCACCATAAAACGCTCGCGCTTCATCACCGTCTTGCGAAGGGTCGACGACGAAGCCGGGGCCCGCGCCCTCGTCACCGAACTTCGCCGGGAGTTTTACGACGCACGCCACCACTGTTCCGCGTTCACGATCGGCCCCGATCGAGGCATCCAACGCTCCAATGACGACGGTGAACCCTCCGGGACGGCCGGAATGCCCATGCTTGAGGCCCTCCTGAAGCGTGAAACCCGGCCAGGGCAGCAACCTTCAGCGGACCTCAGCGACGTGTGCGCCGTCGTCGTACGCTATTTCGGTGGGATACTGCTAGGGGCCGGCGGCCTGGTGCGCGCCTACTCGGAGTCCGTCAGTACCGCCGTGGACCTTGCCGCACTAATACGCCGGCAGCGGTTGAGATTATTCACCGTGGCCGTGGGGCATGCTGAGGCCGGGCGGCTGGAGAACGAGCTGCGCACCGCCGGATACCACATGACGGGGAACAGCTATGGCCCCACCAACACCTTGGTGGGACTGGCCCTGGCCGACGACGGGGCGATCATCGCGGCCGCCGTGGAACGGCTCGCCTCCCTCACCGCTGGGCGCTGCGTGCTGACGGATGCCGGGAGCGACTGGGTAGATTGGCCCGTGGCTCCGCTTCGTCAGTAG
- the coaE gene encoding dephospho-CoA kinase, with product MLSIGLTGGIASGKSLLSARFRELGAVVIDADQLARDVVAPGTPGLAAVVAAFGPGILRPDGTLDRPALGAIVFGSPQRLATLNAIVHPLVRAAAQALQADAEPGTIVVQDIPLLVETGQGASFHLVVVVQAPERERLARMVSDRGMTAADALARMAAQASDEERAVVADVVLVNDGTREQASAALDGLWETRLLPFSRNLVARRPAPMEGPAVLAPADPTWPLQAARLMARIQAAAGDRGIAVDHIGSTSVPGLAAQDVIDLQLRVASLDDADFLATALADAGFPPHAGNLLDTGHDFAGGRQGEMWEKRFHNAADPGRPVNLHVRVDGSPGALLALAFRDWLRADASARRAYESHKRLLAFNHHGDSSAAGYAQAKEPWFAQMVPDVNGWIARTRWHCPQA from the coding sequence ATGCTCTCGATTGGTCTCACCGGCGGTATCGCCTCAGGCAAGTCCCTGCTCTCCGCCCGATTCCGCGAGCTGGGCGCCGTCGTGATCGATGCCGACCAGCTGGCCCGGGACGTTGTTGCCCCTGGAACGCCCGGCCTGGCAGCGGTGGTGGCGGCCTTCGGTCCGGGGATTCTGCGTCCTGACGGTACGTTGGACCGCCCCGCCTTGGGTGCCATTGTGTTCGGCTCACCCCAACGACTGGCCACCCTCAACGCAATCGTCCACCCCCTGGTGCGGGCCGCGGCACAGGCATTGCAGGCCGACGCCGAACCCGGAACCATTGTTGTCCAGGACATCCCCCTGCTCGTGGAGACTGGGCAGGGGGCCAGCTTCCACCTCGTGGTGGTGGTGCAGGCTCCGGAGCGGGAACGCCTGGCACGAATGGTCAGCGACCGCGGCATGACGGCGGCTGACGCGCTGGCCCGGATGGCAGCGCAGGCCAGCGATGAGGAGCGTGCGGTGGTGGCCGACGTCGTGCTGGTCAATGACGGCACCCGGGAACAGGCCAGCGCAGCCCTTGACGGACTGTGGGAAACACGCTTGCTACCCTTTTCAAGGAACCTGGTGGCACGGCGCCCGGCACCGATGGAGGGCCCGGCAGTGCTTGCCCCGGCCGATCCGACGTGGCCGCTCCAGGCGGCACGTTTGATGGCACGCATCCAGGCTGCCGCCGGGGACAGGGGTATCGCCGTGGACCACATTGGCTCAACCTCCGTTCCGGGGTTGGCGGCCCAGGACGTCATTGACCTGCAACTTCGCGTCGCCTCACTCGACGACGCCGATTTCCTGGCCACTGCGCTTGCCGACGCCGGGTTCCCACCCCATGCCGGGAACTTGCTGGACACTGGTCACGACTTTGCCGGCGGGCGGCAGGGGGAGATGTGGGAGAAACGGTTCCACAACGCCGCCGATCCCGGCAGACCCGTCAACCTTCATGTCCGGGTTGACGGTTCACCCGGGGCGCTCCTCGCCCTGGCTTTCCGCGACTGGCTCCGGGCGGACGCCTCGGCCCGGCGGGCCTACGAATCGCACAAGCGCTTACTCGCGTTCAATCACCACGGGGACTCCTCCGCCGCGGGCTACGCACAGGCCAAGGAGCCGTGGTTTGCACAGATGGTTCCGGACGTGAACGGGTGGATTGCACGGACCCGGTGGCATTGCCCGCAGGCGTGA
- the uvrB gene encoding excinuclease ABC subunit UvrB translates to MSLAQEINRVVAPFEVISDFQPAGDQPAAIKELTERINNGEKDIVLLGATGTGKSATAAWLIEQVQRPTLVMVQNKTLAAQLANEFRELLPNNAVEYFVSYYDYYQPEAYVPQSDTFIEKDSSVNEEVERLRHSATNALLTRRDVIVVATVSCIYGLGTPEEYVAGMVTLTRGEQMNRDDLLRKFVSMQYARNDIDFHRGTFRVRGDTVEIIPMYEEQAIRVEFFGDEIENIYTLHPLTGEIIREENEMYVFPASHYVAGPDRMARAVKQIEDELAARTKELESQNKLLEAQRLRMRTTYDLEMMEQMGFCNGIENYSRHIDGREQGSAPHCLIDYFPDDFLLVIDESHVTVPQIGAMYEGDMSRKRTLVDHGFRLPSAMDNRPLKWDEFLERIGQTVYMSATPGKYELAKADGYVQQIIRPTGLIDPQIIVKPSKDQINDLLGEIRKRSAKNERVLVTTLTKRMSEDLTDYLLGNGIKVQYLHSDVDTLRRVELLRELRMGVFDVLVGINLLREGLDLPEVSLVSILDADKEGFLRSATSLIQTIGRAARNVSGEVHMYADRITASMAFAIDETNRRREIQVAYNTERGIDPQPLRKKIADISDQLAREDADTAALLEEARARRDGAGKKKAVRADGLAARPAEALVTLIEDLTAQMHAAAADLHFELAARLRDEVQDLKKELRQMREAGHA, encoded by the coding sequence ATGAGTCTTGCCCAAGAGATAAATCGTGTTGTCGCCCCCTTCGAGGTCATCAGTGACTTCCAGCCTGCCGGCGACCAGCCGGCAGCCATCAAGGAACTCACAGAGCGCATCAACAATGGCGAAAAAGACATTGTCCTACTCGGCGCCACGGGCACTGGAAAATCCGCCACCGCCGCATGGCTGATCGAACAAGTGCAGCGGCCCACACTGGTCATGGTGCAAAACAAGACACTGGCCGCCCAGCTCGCCAATGAATTCCGCGAACTGCTGCCCAACAATGCCGTTGAGTACTTCGTCTCCTACTACGACTACTACCAGCCGGAAGCCTATGTGCCGCAGTCGGACACCTTCATCGAGAAGGACTCCTCGGTCAACGAGGAAGTGGAACGCCTGCGCCACTCAGCCACCAATGCGCTGCTGACCCGCCGCGATGTGATCGTGGTGGCCACCGTGTCCTGCATTTACGGGTTGGGCACACCCGAGGAATACGTTGCCGGGATGGTGACGTTGACCCGCGGTGAGCAAATGAACCGGGACGACCTGCTGCGCAAGTTCGTCAGCATGCAATACGCGCGCAATGACATTGACTTCCACCGCGGCACCTTCCGGGTCAGGGGCGACACCGTGGAGATCATCCCTATGTATGAGGAACAAGCCATCCGGGTGGAATTCTTTGGGGATGAGATTGAGAACATTTACACCCTGCACCCGCTGACGGGGGAGATCATCCGGGAAGAAAACGAGATGTACGTTTTCCCGGCCTCACACTATGTGGCGGGGCCGGACCGCATGGCCCGGGCCGTCAAACAGATTGAGGACGAACTGGCGGCCAGGACCAAGGAGCTGGAAAGCCAGAACAAGCTCCTGGAGGCACAGCGTCTGCGCATGCGCACCACGTACGACCTGGAAATGATGGAGCAGATGGGCTTCTGCAACGGCATTGAAAACTACTCCCGGCACATTGACGGACGCGAGCAGGGGAGCGCCCCCCACTGCCTCATCGACTACTTCCCCGACGACTTCCTGCTGGTCATTGACGAATCCCACGTGACGGTTCCCCAGATCGGGGCCATGTACGAGGGTGACATGTCACGCAAGCGCACCCTGGTGGACCACGGCTTCCGGCTTCCCTCTGCCATGGACAACAGGCCGCTGAAATGGGATGAATTCTTAGAACGCATTGGGCAGACCGTGTACATGTCTGCCACGCCCGGAAAATATGAGCTGGCGAAGGCGGATGGCTATGTGCAGCAGATCATCCGCCCCACCGGCCTGATCGACCCGCAGATCATCGTCAAGCCCTCCAAAGACCAGATCAACGACCTCTTGGGTGAGATCCGGAAACGGAGCGCCAAGAACGAGCGTGTCCTGGTCACCACACTGACTAAACGCATGTCCGAGGACCTCACCGACTACCTGCTGGGCAACGGCATCAAGGTCCAATACCTACATTCCGACGTCGACACGCTGCGGCGGGTGGAACTGTTGCGGGAACTGCGCATGGGCGTCTTCGACGTGCTCGTAGGTATCAACTTGCTCCGTGAAGGCCTGGATCTGCCGGAAGTGTCGCTGGTGAGCATCCTGGACGCCGACAAGGAAGGGTTCCTGCGCTCGGCCACGTCCCTGATCCAGACCATCGGCCGTGCTGCCCGTAACGTCTCCGGCGAGGTGCACATGTATGCGGACAGAATCACCGCGTCTATGGCGTTCGCCATAGACGAGACGAACCGGCGCCGCGAAATCCAGGTCGCCTACAACACCGAACGCGGCATTGACCCGCAGCCGCTACGGAAGAAGATCGCCGATATCAGCGACCAGTTGGCGCGCGAGGATGCAGACACGGCTGCCTTGTTGGAGGAAGCCCGGGCCAGGCGGGACGGTGCCGGGAAGAAGAAGGCCGTCCGAGCCGACGGGCTCGCCGCCCGTCCTGCCGAAGCGCTGGTCACGTTGATAGAGGACTTGACGGCGCAGATGCACGCCGCAGCAGCCGATCTCCACTTCGAGTTGGCAGCCCGGCTTCGCGACGAGGTTCAGGACCTGAAGAAGGAGCTGCGCCAAATGCGCGAAGCCGGCCACGCCTAG
- a CDS encoding GNAT family N-acetyltransferase: MSLIRTAVPADVPAILGMIHDLAVYEKEPDAVKNTVEMLHAHLFGENPQVFAHVVDSPVAGETIVGFALWFLNYSTWEGALGIHLEDLYVRPEARGGGHGKALLRCLAQIAVERGYARVEWSVLDWNEPAISFYNSLGAAPMDGWHVFRLDGAELGAFGAPAPGSGATPTKEPAQVRV; the protein is encoded by the coding sequence ATGAGCCTTATTCGCACCGCTGTCCCGGCAGATGTCCCCGCCATCCTGGGCATGATCCACGACCTTGCTGTTTATGAGAAAGAACCCGACGCCGTCAAGAACACGGTGGAGATGCTCCACGCACACCTTTTTGGTGAGAATCCGCAGGTCTTTGCCCACGTGGTGGACAGTCCCGTGGCCGGGGAAACCATCGTCGGCTTCGCCCTCTGGTTCCTGAACTATTCCACGTGGGAAGGCGCCCTCGGCATCCACCTCGAGGACCTGTATGTGCGCCCCGAAGCTCGCGGCGGCGGGCACGGCAAGGCGCTGCTGCGCTGCTTGGCCCAGATCGCGGTGGAACGCGGTTATGCCCGGGTCGAGTGGAGCGTGCTGGACTGGAATGAGCCGGCGATCAGCTTCTACAACTCCCTGGGAGCAGCCCCGATGGACGGCTGGCACGTGTTCCGCCTGGACGGCGCCGAGTTGGGTGCCTTCGGGGCTCCGGCGCCGGGCTCCGGGGCCACGCCCACCAAGGAACCCGCCCAGGTGCGCGTATGA